From Candidatus Binatia bacterium, one genomic window encodes:
- a CDS encoding HEPN domain-containing protein: MCLAKHRLDRAREALRDAEFLLQQGSLISATNRFYYAAFYAARACLATKEIDSGRHSGAI, translated from the coding sequence CTGTGCTTGGCCAAGCATCGGTTGGATCGTGCTCGCGAGGCGCTCCGCGATGCGGAGTTCTTACTGCAGCAGGGATCCCTCATCAGTGCAACGAACCGCTTTTACTACGCGGCGTTCTATGCGGCTCGTGCGTGTCTGGCGACGAAAGAGATCGACTCTGGACGCCACAGCGGTGCGATC
- a CDS encoding nucleotidyltransferase domain-containing protein, with protein MKTNESEAVREFVTRVRQLLGSRLVGVKLFGSKARGDDTPESDIDILVEVETASVALEDAVLDIAFDVNLDQAVYISPRVIARAVFNDPVWSTTPFIRALEHEGIPL; from the coding sequence ATGAAAACCAACGAAAGCGAAGCCGTACGGGAGTTTGTGACGCGCGTGCGTCAGTTGCTCGGCAGCCGATTGGTCGGCGTGAAACTGTTCGGTTCCAAGGCCCGCGGCGATGACACGCCAGAGTCGGATATCGATATTTTGGTGGAAGTGGAGACGGCGAGCGTAGCGTTGGAAGACGCGGTCCTCGACATCGCCTTCGATGTGAACCTGGACCAAGCCGTGTACATCTCGCCGCGGGTGATCGCGCGAGCGGTCTTCAACGACCCGGTGTGGAGCACGACCCCGTTCATTCGGGCACTTGAACACGAAGGCATTCCGCTGTGA
- a CDS encoding pyridoxamine 5'-phosphate oxidase family protein: MESKQPTERTRVRRIPKRASYEPGTIYAILDEGLVCHVGFAIDGQPYVIPTTYARVDDQLYLHGSAASRMLRRLAGGVPVCVTVTLLDGLVLARSAFHHSMNYRSVVVLGTATEVVDQGERLAALEAIVEHMRPGRWRDVRPPSEQELRATSVLRLPLAEASAKIRTGPPLDDDDDLTRGCWAGEIPLRLTFQTPVADPQLPPDIALPASINQRRG, encoded by the coding sequence ATGGAATCCAAGCAGCCAACAGAACGGACACGGGTCCGGAGGATACCGAAGCGTGCTTCGTACGAACCCGGAACCATCTACGCCATTCTCGACGAGGGTCTTGTCTGTCACGTCGGCTTCGCCATCGACGGCCAGCCGTACGTGATTCCAACGACGTACGCGCGGGTCGATGATCAATTGTACCTGCACGGCTCGGCAGCCAGCCGCATGCTGCGCAGGCTCGCCGGCGGCGTTCCGGTCTGCGTGACGGTCACGTTGCTCGATGGCCTGGTGCTGGCGCGCTCGGCCTTCCACCATTCGATGAACTACCGCTCGGTCGTCGTGCTGGGCACGGCCACAGAGGTCGTGGACCAGGGGGAGCGCCTCGCGGCGCTCGAAGCCATCGTCGAGCACATGCGCCCCGGACGGTGGCGCGACGTGCGCCCACCGAGCGAGCAGGAACTGCGCGCCACCTCCGTGCTCCGCCTGCCACTCGCCGAAGCGTCGGCAAAAATCCGGACCGGGCCGCCGCTCGACGACGATGACGATCTCACACGTGGCTGCTGGGCGGGAGAGATTCCGCTGCGCCTGACGTTTCAGACGCCGGTGGCCGACCCGCAGCTGCCACCCGACATCGCGTTGCCCGCCTCGATCAACCAAAGGCGCGGCTGA
- a CDS encoding HupE/UreJ family protein yields MPLAGLALFAICYFGLLTRLSSTGALRWSIAFIFGFVHGFAFAAVLVEAGLPTERLAAVAAVWPLLHLLSRRDDRWRLAVLNYGSVAVLTLGVFWFVSRAFG; encoded by the coding sequence GTGCCGCTGGCAGGTTTGGCGCTCTTCGCCATCTGCTACTTTGGATTGCTGACGCGCCTGTCCTCGACCGGGGCGTTACGCTGGAGCATCGCGTTCATCTTTGGTTTCGTGCACGGATTCGCCTTCGCGGCAGTGCTGGTGGAAGCCGGCTTGCCGACCGAACGGCTGGCGGCGGTAGCGGCGGTCTGGCCGCTGCTGCATCTCCTCAGCCGGCGCGATGACCGGTGGCGGCTGGCGGTGCTGAACTACGGCTCGGTGGCGGTCTTGACGCTTGGCGTGTTCTGGTTCGTCAGCCGCGCCTTTGGTTGA
- a CDS encoding peptidylprolyl isomerase — MVAEVQDTQPAEWELQAFYEAHRAFFSGPGRVRVRQIFCRAPTDADAPTVVDRARQASRRLRSGEEFTVVRGALGDTELPTLPDTLLPPAKLVDYLGPTAARAALALEVGGVSDPVRSGTGFHVLQVVDRQADVTPRFDEIKPQVVAEFRRRAGERTLRGYLDELRARAQIEVAPTLP, encoded by the coding sequence GTGGTGGCGGAGGTTCAGGATACACAGCCGGCGGAGTGGGAGCTGCAAGCGTTCTACGAGGCGCATCGCGCCTTCTTCAGCGGCCCGGGACGCGTGCGCGTCCGCCAGATCTTCTGCCGCGCGCCGACTGATGCCGATGCGCCGACGGTCGTGGACCGCGCGCGGCAAGCGAGCCGGCGCTTACGCTCGGGAGAGGAGTTCACCGTGGTGCGCGGCGCACTTGGCGACACGGAGCTTCCGACGTTGCCCGACACCTTGCTGCCGCCGGCCAAGCTCGTCGATTATCTCGGCCCGACGGCGGCACGAGCGGCGTTGGCTTTGGAGGTTGGCGGGGTCAGCGATCCGGTTCGGTCGGGCACCGGATTCCACGTGCTCCAAGTGGTAGACCGACAAGCCGACGTCACCCCACGGTTTGACGAGATCAAGCCGCAGGTTGTTGCCGAGTTCCGCCGCCGCGCCGGTGAACGTACTCTACGTGGCTACCTCGATGAGCTCCGTGCCCGTGCGCAGATCGAGGTGGCGCCCACTCTCCCATGA
- a CDS encoding wax ester/triacylglycerol synthase family O-acyltransferase encodes MTRTHYERLSALDAAMVFMETSNTHMHIGAVSILEAGPLVTSSGGLDVERIRAHIAASRVEEIPRHRQRLAFIPIEHHPVWVDDAHFNLNYHVHHTALPPPGTIRQLKRLVGRIMSQKLDLSKPLWELWIVEGLEGGRFALVDKLHHCMVDGNAALNVLSAFLSPDPKAPARRFSAWHPRPAPSATALAWGELQRRVGAPRVLARSLASALAHPAHTIEAIRDTAEGAVEAVVGKRQPASKTPLNVDEVGSHRRFDWTRFDLTEVKEVKNRLGGTVNDVVLATVAGAVRRYLQAHGTPVNNLDFRVTVPINRRPPSALGELGNRVVPMLARLPVEIRDPRERLRIVAQTAHALKASKEVHAIEFFEEISNWAGAELLSALVRNVTRWWAGNLIVTNVPGPSFPLYLLGARLLECYPFVPMMANQALNVAVLSYAGGVYWGFNADWDAITDLHDLVECFTDEFAELKRVAAKTKAAHARPRRKRVV; translated from the coding sequence ATGACGCGCACACATTACGAACGTCTTTCCGCGCTCGACGCGGCGATGGTGTTCATGGAGACGAGCAACACCCACATGCACATCGGCGCGGTGTCAATCCTGGAGGCTGGCCCGCTGGTAACCAGCAGTGGTGGACTCGATGTCGAGCGTATCCGCGCGCACATTGCGGCCAGCCGCGTAGAGGAAATCCCACGCCATCGGCAACGGCTCGCCTTCATTCCCATCGAGCACCACCCCGTGTGGGTGGACGATGCCCATTTTAACCTCAACTATCACGTGCATCACACCGCGCTGCCGCCGCCCGGCACCATTCGGCAACTCAAGCGCCTTGTGGGCCGCATCATGTCGCAGAAGCTCGATCTGTCGAAGCCGTTGTGGGAGCTGTGGATCGTCGAGGGGCTGGAGGGCGGCCGCTTCGCTCTCGTGGACAAACTGCACCATTGCATGGTCGACGGGAACGCGGCGCTCAACGTCCTCTCGGCGTTCTTGTCCCCGGACCCGAAGGCGCCCGCGCGCCGGTTCTCTGCCTGGCACCCGCGTCCGGCACCAAGTGCAACCGCGCTCGCCTGGGGAGAGCTGCAACGGCGAGTCGGCGCGCCACGCGTGCTGGCACGCAGCCTGGCAAGCGCACTGGCGCATCCCGCGCACACCATCGAAGCCATACGGGACACGGCCGAGGGCGCAGTTGAAGCAGTGGTGGGCAAGAGGCAGCCGGCATCGAAAACGCCGCTCAACGTCGATGAGGTGGGCTCGCACCGCCGCTTCGACTGGACCCGCTTCGATCTTACCGAGGTGAAGGAAGTAAAGAACCGGCTCGGCGGCACGGTGAACGACGTCGTTCTGGCAACCGTGGCCGGAGCGGTCCGCCGCTACCTGCAGGCGCACGGGACGCCGGTGAACAACCTCGACTTCCGCGTCACCGTTCCGATCAACAGGCGCCCCCCTTCGGCCCTCGGCGAGCTCGGCAATCGCGTCGTCCCGATGCTGGCGCGCCTGCCGGTGGAGATTCGTGATCCACGGGAGCGGTTGCGTATCGTGGCGCAAACCGCCCATGCTCTCAAGGCCTCGAAGGAGGTCCATGCCATCGAGTTCTTCGAGGAGATTTCCAACTGGGCCGGCGCGGAATTGCTCTCCGCACTGGTGCGTAACGTCACCCGCTGGTGGGCCGGCAACCTTATCGTGACCAACGTACCGGGGCCCTCGTTTCCTCTCTATTTACTGGGGGCACGGCTCCTCGAGTGTTACCCGTTCGTTCCGATGATGGCCAACCAGGCGCTCAACGTCGCCGTCCTCAGCTACGCCGGCGGCGTCTACTGGGGCTTCAACGCCGACTGGGACGCGATCACCGACTTGCACGATCTGGTCGAGTGTTTCACTGACGAGTTCGCGGAACTCAAGCGGGTCGCCGCGAAAACAAAGGCTGCTCACGCCAGACCGCGCCGCAAGCGGGTTGTGTGA
- a CDS encoding type II toxin-antitoxin system PemK/MazF family toxin: MVKRFEVYMVSLDPTVGREIRKTHPSVVVSPDEMNRNIGTVIMAPMTTKGRAYPSRIQCRFRGKEGQVVLDQLRAVDKVRLIRKVGQIDKRTGDSVLAVLGEIFAP; encoded by the coding sequence ATGGTGAAGCGGTTTGAGGTCTATATGGTCAGCCTCGATCCAACCGTCGGGCGCGAGATTCGTAAGACCCACCCATCTGTCGTCGTCTCACCGGACGAGATGAACCGCAATATCGGCACCGTGATCATGGCACCCATGACGACGAAGGGCCGCGCCTATCCGTCGCGTATCCAGTGCCGATTTCGTGGCAAGGAAGGTCAGGTTGTCCTTGACCAGTTACGTGCGGTCGACAAGGTCCGTCTGATTCGCAAAGTGGGACAAATTGACAAGCGCACGGGCGATTCTGTGCTTGCGGTGCTGGGCGAGATCTTCGCGCCATGA
- a CDS encoding AbrB/MazE/SpoVT family DNA-binding domain-containing protein — MKTRIVRVGNSRGVRIPKLLLQQTGLPDEVTIEAEGNHLVIRPASRPREGWDDAFRKMALAGDDRLLDGDLASTSRWDESEWQW, encoded by the coding sequence TTCGCGTTGGCAACTCCCGTGGGGTGCGCATTCCGAAGCTGCTCCTACAGCAAACCGGTCTCCCGGACGAAGTGACGATTGAGGCGGAGGGAAACCACCTCGTCATTCGCCCTGCGTCGCGGCCGCGAGAGGGCTGGGACGACGCCTTCCGCAAGATGGCACTGGCGGGCGATGATCGACTGCTCGACGGCGATCTTGCCTCTACCTCGCGGTGGGACGAGAGCGAGTGGCAATGGTGA